Proteins encoded together in one Variovorax paradoxus EPS window:
- a CDS encoding LysR family transcriptional regulator — MNGMHIDSVDLNLLRLFDAVYRERSVSRAAESLGLTQPAASHGLGRLRLLLKDALFTRTPGGVAPTPRADRLAVAVQAALSTIEAALHEPDRFEPQVSRKSFRIHMSDIGEGRFLPALMARLGELAPGVRLETLPLLPAEVAPALDSGRIDFAFGFLSNVRDTQRTHLLKDRYIVLLRKGHPFVKRRRKGQALLEALQELDYVAVRTHADTLRILQLLNLEDRLRLTTEHFMVLPAIVRATDLAVVMPRNIARGFAEEGGYAIVEPPFPLRDFSVSLHWSKRFEGDPANRWLRQVITALFSERA; from the coding sequence ATGAATGGCATGCATATCGACTCGGTCGACCTCAACCTGCTGCGCTTGTTCGATGCGGTCTATCGCGAGCGCAGCGTGAGCCGCGCGGCGGAGTCGCTGGGCCTCACGCAGCCCGCGGCGAGTCACGGCCTGGGGCGGCTGCGGTTATTGCTGAAAGACGCGCTCTTCACGCGCACCCCCGGCGGCGTGGCGCCGACACCGCGCGCCGACCGGCTCGCGGTTGCGGTGCAGGCAGCGCTCAGCACGATCGAGGCGGCGCTGCATGAGCCCGATCGCTTCGAGCCGCAGGTCTCGCGCAAGAGCTTTCGTATTCACATGAGCGACATCGGCGAGGGCCGCTTCCTGCCCGCGCTGATGGCGCGGCTGGGCGAACTCGCGCCCGGCGTGCGGCTGGAGACCCTGCCGCTGCTGCCGGCGGAAGTCGCGCCCGCGCTCGACAGCGGCCGCATCGATTTCGCCTTCGGCTTCCTGTCGAACGTGCGCGACACGCAGCGCACGCATCTGCTGAAGGACCGCTACATCGTGCTGCTGCGCAAGGGCCATCCGTTCGTGAAGCGCCGTCGCAAGGGGCAGGCGCTGCTCGAGGCGCTGCAGGAGCTCGACTACGTGGCGGTGCGCACGCACGCCGACACGCTGCGCATCCTGCAACTGCTGAACCTGGAAGACCGCCTTCGCCTCACGACCGAGCACTTCATGGTGCTGCCGGCCATCGTGCGCGCCACCGACCTCGCGGTGGTGATGCCGCGCAACATCGCGCGCGGCTTTGCGGAAGAGGGCGGTTACGCCATCGTCGAGCCGCCGTTTCCGCTGCGCGACTTCAGCGTGTCGCTGCACTGGAGCAAACGCTTCGAGGGCGATCCGGCCAACCGCTGGTTGCGGCAGGTGATCACGGCGTTGTTCTCCGAGCGCGCCTGA
- a CDS encoding PQQ-dependent sugar dehydrogenase: MALRRSHAVLAALLFTATAAWAQQPPAEEPGWAKGRPKNEAATRLAPVPSFPIPTAPDQLPTAKFKLPPGFKVETWASGVLDARELRQGAKGTVFVSTLFVGNKVYAIAEKGDRKPKTIIDKTEFATGIEFYKGALFLATHKQIVRYDGIEDKLDNPGTPVVLNDKLPGGQDHSWRYLRMHKDKLYYAVGAPCNLCEPDDAHARIFRMNPDGSGIETVARGVRNTVGFDFDPKTGNLWFTDNGRDWLSEDLPNDELNVVTKPDQHFGYPYCHQGNILDSEFGWGKRCDDYQKPAALLGPHAAALGLAFYNGKSFPAKYRGAMFIARHGPWNRTTKYADIAVAWPDGKGGAKVEPFMTGFVENNTYLGRPVDFLVLKDGSMLVSDDHAGAIYRISYGGK; this comes from the coding sequence ATGGCCCTACGCCGTTCGCACGCGGTCCTCGCCGCCCTGCTCTTCACAGCCACCGCCGCATGGGCCCAGCAGCCCCCGGCCGAGGAACCGGGGTGGGCCAAGGGCCGCCCGAAGAACGAAGCCGCCACGCGCCTGGCACCCGTGCCCTCTTTCCCGATTCCCACCGCGCCCGACCAGTTGCCCACCGCCAAGTTCAAGCTCCCGCCCGGCTTCAAGGTGGAGACCTGGGCCTCGGGCGTGCTCGATGCGCGCGAGTTGCGCCAGGGCGCCAAGGGCACGGTCTTCGTGAGCACGCTCTTCGTGGGCAACAAGGTCTACGCCATTGCCGAAAAGGGCGACCGCAAGCCCAAGACCATCATCGACAAGACCGAGTTCGCCACCGGCATCGAGTTCTACAAGGGCGCGCTCTTCCTGGCCACGCACAAGCAGATCGTGCGTTACGACGGCATCGAGGACAAGCTGGACAACCCCGGTACGCCGGTGGTGCTCAACGACAAGCTGCCCGGCGGCCAGGACCACAGCTGGCGGTACCTGCGCATGCACAAGGACAAGCTCTACTACGCGGTCGGCGCGCCCTGCAACCTGTGCGAGCCCGACGACGCGCATGCGCGCATCTTCCGCATGAACCCCGACGGCAGCGGCATCGAGACGGTGGCGCGCGGCGTGCGCAACACGGTGGGCTTCGACTTCGACCCGAAGACCGGCAACCTCTGGTTCACCGACAACGGCCGCGACTGGCTCAGCGAAGACCTGCCGAACGACGAGCTCAACGTGGTGACCAAGCCCGACCAGCACTTCGGCTATCCGTACTGCCACCAGGGCAACATCCTCGATTCGGAATTCGGCTGGGGCAAGCGCTGCGACGACTACCAGAAGCCCGCAGCCCTGCTCGGCCCGCACGCCGCCGCGCTGGGCCTCGCCTTCTACAACGGCAAGAGCTTCCCAGCCAAGTACCGCGGCGCCATGTTCATCGCGCGCCACGGCCCGTGGAACCGCACCACCAAGTACGCAGACATCGCGGTCGCCTGGCCCGACGGCAAGGGCGGCGCGAAGGTCGAGCCCTTCATGACGGGCTTCGTCGAGAACAACACCTACCTCGGCCGGCCGGTGGACTTCCTCGTGCTGAAAGACGGCTCGATGCTGGTGAGCGACGACCACGCCGGTGCGATCTATCGCATCAGCTACGGTGGCAAATGA
- a CDS encoding c-type cytochrome, with product MKRAGVIAKAVAAGLMAVALSSAVAQGTKPAASAQPSYAQRYGSLCASCHGANGRSDMAGTPVLAGQHSFYAITQLFLFREGRRDNPAMTAVAKTMTDADLRGFSDYIATLPAVPAPPAATPPDAARMTRGQALAQEHRCVICHGADLSGGQQVPRIGQQHEDYLQLTLHGFRTGKRPGYTQAMGEAVSRIAPEDLDTLAYYVARFPGAPAKPPPK from the coding sequence ATGAAGAGAGCCGGCGTCATTGCGAAAGCGGTAGCGGCGGGCTTGATGGCGGTGGCTCTGTCGTCGGCGGTTGCACAGGGCACGAAGCCGGCTGCCTCAGCGCAGCCTAGCTATGCGCAGCGCTATGGGTCCCTGTGCGCCTCGTGCCACGGCGCGAACGGCCGCAGCGACATGGCGGGCACGCCGGTGCTTGCGGGCCAGCATTCGTTCTATGCGATCACGCAGCTCTTTCTCTTTCGCGAAGGCCGGCGCGACAACCCGGCAATGACCGCAGTCGCCAAGACCATGACCGATGCCGACCTGCGCGGCTTCTCGGACTACATCGCCACGCTGCCCGCGGTGCCCGCACCGCCGGCCGCCACGCCGCCGGATGCCGCACGCATGACGCGCGGCCAAGCTTTGGCACAGGAGCATCGCTGCGTGATCTGCCACGGCGCCGACCTGAGCGGCGGCCAGCAGGTGCCGCGCATCGGGCAGCAGCATGAAGACTACCTGCAGCTCACGCTGCACGGCTTTCGCACGGGCAAGCGCCCGGGCTACACGCAGGCGATGGGCGAGGCGGTGAGCCGCATCGCGCCGGAGGACCTGGACACGCTCGCCTATTACGTCGCGCGCTTTCCCGGCGCACCCGCGAAGCCCCCACCGAAGTAA
- a CDS encoding indolepyruvate ferredoxin oxidoreductase subunit alpha, with product MEVSFSKEVEMLRLGAGDTFHGEGILAITKGLLQSGVAYVGGYQGAPVSHLLDVMVQGKAYMDELGVHVEACSNEASAAAMLGASIHYPLRGAVTWKSIVGTNVAADALSNLSSPGVTGGVLVVVGEDYGEGASVIQERTHAYALKSSMCLLDPRPDLGVMVRMVEEGFRLSETSNMPCLMELRIRTCHVRGSFECKDNVAPAVSTRALMTEPAGFDYMRLAHPPVTFRHEKLKGDARIPAARRYIVEHGLNELMPGHRHTDLGIVVQGGLYNALVRSLQQQGLADAFGETDIPILVLNVTYPLVPEQVADFCVGKRAVLVVEEGQPEYIEQDIATLLRRRDIQTPLHGKDMLPAAGEYGVEVLSGGIGAFAAKYIEAGEALSSAQAWLAGNRERREAVARQLSAPLPNRPPSFCIGCPERPVFSALKLAQQETGPVHIAADIGCHAFGTFEPFSMGHSILGYGMSLASRAGVAPMMNRRTLSIMGDGGFWHNGLLTGVQSALFNDDDAVLLIFKNGYTSATGTQDIISTPDDDVKERAVDKQQSLVDKNQTIEATLTGLGVKWMRTVTTYDVERMRKTLTDALTSDFNGLKVVIAEGECQLERQRRIKPWIAGLLKKGERVVRVKYGVDEDVCNGDHACIRLSGCPTLTLKDNPDPLKVDPVATVIDGCVGCGLCGENAHAATLCPSFYRAEVVQNPKWHERLVHSLRGAVVRALQPA from the coding sequence TTGGAAGTCTCATTCAGCAAGGAAGTGGAAATGCTGCGCCTTGGCGCCGGCGACACCTTCCACGGCGAGGGCATCCTCGCCATCACCAAGGGCCTCCTGCAGTCGGGCGTGGCCTACGTGGGCGGCTACCAGGGCGCGCCCGTGTCGCACCTGCTCGACGTGATGGTCCAGGGCAAGGCCTACATGGACGAACTCGGCGTGCACGTCGAGGCCTGCTCGAACGAAGCCTCGGCCGCAGCGATGCTCGGCGCCTCCATCCACTACCCGCTGCGCGGCGCGGTCACCTGGAAATCCATCGTCGGCACCAACGTGGCGGCCGATGCGCTGTCGAACCTCTCCTCGCCGGGCGTGACCGGCGGCGTGCTGGTCGTGGTGGGCGAGGACTACGGCGAAGGCGCGAGCGTGATCCAGGAACGCACGCATGCCTACGCGCTCAAGTCGAGCATGTGCCTGCTCGATCCACGCCCCGATCTCGGCGTGATGGTGCGCATGGTCGAAGAAGGATTTCGCCTTTCGGAAACCTCGAACATGCCCTGCCTCATGGAGCTGCGCATCCGCACCTGCCATGTGCGCGGCAGCTTCGAGTGCAAGGACAACGTCGCGCCCGCCGTCTCGACGCGCGCGCTCATGACCGAGCCCGCGGGCTTCGACTACATGCGCCTCGCGCACCCGCCCGTCACCTTCCGCCACGAGAAGCTCAAGGGCGACGCGCGCATTCCGGCGGCGCGGCGCTACATCGTCGAACACGGGCTCAACGAGCTGATGCCGGGCCATCGCCATACGGACCTGGGCATCGTGGTGCAGGGCGGTCTCTACAACGCGCTCGTCCGCAGCCTGCAGCAGCAAGGCCTGGCCGATGCGTTCGGCGAGACAGACATTCCGATCCTCGTGCTCAACGTGACCTATCCGCTGGTGCCGGAGCAAGTGGCCGACTTCTGCGTGGGCAAACGCGCGGTGCTGGTGGTGGAAGAAGGCCAGCCGGAGTACATCGAGCAAGACATCGCGACACTGCTGCGCCGGCGCGACATCCAGACACCGCTGCATGGCAAGGACATGCTGCCCGCTGCTGGCGAGTACGGCGTCGAGGTGCTGTCGGGCGGCATCGGCGCCTTCGCCGCGAAGTACATCGAAGCCGGCGAGGCGTTGTCATCGGCACAGGCATGGCTCGCTGGCAACCGCGAACGCCGCGAGGCCGTTGCACGCCAGCTCTCCGCGCCGCTGCCCAACCGCCCGCCGAGCTTCTGCATCGGCTGCCCCGAGCGCCCGGTGTTCTCCGCGCTCAAGCTCGCGCAGCAGGAGACGGGGCCGGTGCACATCGCGGCCGACATCGGCTGCCACGCCTTCGGCACTTTCGAGCCGTTCTCGATGGGCCACTCGATCCTCGGCTACGGCATGAGCCTCGCGAGCCGCGCGGGCGTGGCACCGATGATGAACCGCCGCACGCTCTCGATCATGGGCGACGGCGGGTTCTGGCACAACGGCTTGCTCACCGGCGTGCAGAGCGCGCTGTTCAACGACGACGACGCGGTGCTCCTGATCTTCAAGAACGGCTACACCTCGGCCACCGGCACGCAGGACATCATCTCCACGCCGGACGACGACGTGAAGGAGCGCGCCGTCGACAAGCAGCAGAGCCTGGTCGACAAGAACCAGACCATCGAGGCCACGCTCACCGGCCTGGGCGTGAAGTGGATGCGCACCGTGACCACCTACGACGTGGAGCGCATGCGCAAGACGCTGACCGACGCGCTCACCAGCGACTTCAACGGCCTGAAGGTGGTGATCGCCGAGGGCGAGTGCCAGCTCGAGCGGCAGCGGCGGATCAAGCCGTGGATCGCCGGTCTGCTCAAGAAGGGCGAGCGCGTGGTGCGGGTGAAGTACGGCGTCGATGAAGACGTGTGCAACGGCGACCACGCGTGCATCCGCCTCTCGGGCTGCCCGACGCTCACGCTCAAGGACAACCCCGATCCGCTGAAGGTCGACCCCGTTGCCACCGTGATCGACGGCTGCGTGGGCTGCGGCCTCTGCGGCGAGAACGCGCACGCGGCCACGCTGTGCCCGAGCTTCTATCGGGCCGAGGTGGTGCAGAACCCGAAGTGGCACGAACGCCTCGTGCATTCGCTGCGCGGCGCGGTCGTTCGCGCACTGCAACCCGCATGA
- a CDS encoding indolepyruvate oxidoreductase subunit beta family protein yields the protein METNRPITLLVCALGGEGGGVLTEWLVDIARHAGYAAQSTSIPGVAQRTGATTYYIEVFPVPLAQLGGRRPVFSLSPVPGALDAIVSSELLETARQIGNGMSAPLRTLVISSSARIFTTAERMEPGDGRADAQRLVDVVKAFSREHHVFDMNAIARDTGTVVSAVMLGAIAGSGLFPFPREAYEHVVRGGDTSAPEKLNKMAAASLRGFAAAFDAVSAPRTQSAFVNSVMAGDTADAPPPARALPDELARRFPPAVHDLLALGHARVLDYQDAAYATLYAERLGKVLDAERAADPAGAHGFALTREAARWLALWMAFDDIVRVAALKGRASRVQRVRQEVRAGDEDIVKLHDHFKPGAAEFAALLPPALSRRVTAWDRGRQARGREPWALPLKVGSHSVFGMASLRLLSSLKWLRRRGSRFAEEQALIERWLAAVEAGTREAWALGHELALCGRLIKGYGSTNERGKENLLHVTDHLAAQPGVAPAVRAQSVAAARTAALADDAGRALDAALVAHGAPARAVKAQPIRWMKRKPSGGA from the coding sequence ATGGAAACGAATCGTCCCATCACCCTTCTCGTCTGCGCCCTCGGTGGCGAAGGCGGCGGCGTGCTCACCGAATGGCTCGTGGACATCGCCCGCCATGCCGGCTACGCCGCGCAGAGCACCTCGATTCCCGGTGTCGCGCAGCGCACCGGTGCCACCACCTACTACATCGAGGTGTTCCCCGTGCCGCTCGCACAGCTGGGCGGCAGGCGCCCGGTGTTCAGCCTGAGCCCGGTGCCCGGCGCGCTCGATGCGATCGTTTCGTCGGAGCTGCTGGAGACCGCACGGCAGATCGGCAACGGCATGAGCGCGCCGCTGCGCACGCTGGTCATCAGCTCGTCGGCGCGCATCTTCACCACCGCCGAACGCATGGAGCCCGGCGACGGGCGCGCCGATGCGCAGCGCCTGGTCGACGTGGTGAAAGCCTTCAGCCGCGAGCACCATGTGTTCGACATGAACGCCATCGCACGCGACACCGGCACGGTGGTCAGCGCCGTGATGCTCGGCGCCATAGCGGGCAGCGGCCTCTTCCCGTTTCCGCGCGAAGCCTATGAGCACGTCGTGCGTGGCGGCGACACGAGCGCACCCGAGAAGCTCAACAAGATGGCCGCCGCCAGCCTGCGCGGCTTCGCGGCCGCCTTCGATGCGGTGAGCGCGCCGCGCACGCAGTCCGCCTTCGTGAACAGCGTGATGGCCGGCGACACCGCCGACGCGCCGCCACCCGCGCGCGCCCTGCCCGACGAACTGGCGCGCCGCTTCCCGCCCGCCGTGCACGACCTGCTCGCACTCGGCCATGCACGCGTGCTCGATTACCAGGATGCCGCCTACGCGACGCTGTATGCCGAGCGCCTGGGCAAGGTGCTCGATGCCGAGCGCGCCGCCGATCCGGCCGGCGCCCACGGCTTTGCCCTCACCCGCGAGGCCGCGCGCTGGCTTGCGCTGTGGATGGCCTTCGACGACATCGTGCGCGTGGCCGCGCTCAAGGGCCGCGCGAGCCGCGTCCAGCGCGTGCGGCAGGAAGTGCGCGCGGGCGACGAAGACATCGTGAAGCTCCACGACCACTTCAAGCCCGGCGCCGCCGAGTTCGCCGCGCTGCTGCCACCCGCGCTGTCGCGCCGCGTGACCGCGTGGGACCGCGGCCGGCAGGCGCGCGGCCGCGAGCCCTGGGCGCTGCCGTTGAAGGTGGGCAGCCATTCGGTCTTCGGCATGGCGTCGCTGCGGCTCCTGTCGTCGCTGAAGTGGCTGCGCCGCCGAGGCAGCCGCTTCGCCGAGGAGCAGGCGCTGATCGAGCGCTGGCTCGCGGCCGTGGAAGCCGGCACGCGTGAAGCCTGGGCACTGGGCCACGAGCTTGCGCTGTGCGGCCGGCTCATCAAGGGCTACGGCAGCACCAACGAACGCGGCAAGGAGAACCTGCTGCACGTGACCGACCATCTCGCGGCACAGCCCGGCGTGGCGCCGGCCGTGCGCGCGCAATCCGTGGCGGCGGCACGCACCGCCGCCCTGGCCGACGACGCCGGCCGCGC